In a single window of the Octopus sinensis linkage group LG1, ASM634580v1, whole genome shotgun sequence genome:
- the LOC115215809 gene encoding uncharacterized protein LOC115215809 yields MTRHNDFNPLHRSRELFHQFAVDMAAKMESERLGFIKLNQKQLRSDSYIHLRDGIRNDTDARNIGKMCILPSTYTGGPRYMHERTQDAMTYVRHYGRPDLFITFTCNPKWVEVTRELLPGQQYCHRHDIIARVFRQKLAKLILLIKKGQVLGPVNCHMYTVEWQKRGLPHAHILLWLVNKIDPTVLDDLIAAEIPDPTVDRQLYDIVKAHMVHGPCGPGFQKFSSCHKDHVCTKRYPKRFVDKSQTGRDGYPLYRRRHPDNGGFTITLRGHQVDNRWVVPYCPFLMKTFNAHINVEFCHSVKSIKYICKYVNKGSDAAMFGLQKDNSMDEVSQYMADRYISSGEAFWRIFGFPLHQRHPAIIQLAVHLENGQRTYFTEQTAADLAANPKQTTLTGFFRLCQLDTFAKTLLYPQVPSYYVWSNNNWVRRKSGQDVEGHPGVKFNSCLGRVYTVPPNQHDCFHLRLLLHEVLGPQSFQDIRTVDGVLCDTFREACFRRRLLGDDSQWGATMAEGVSLKSPKKNQIAFRYSITMV; encoded by the coding sequence ATGACAAGGCATAATGATTTCAACCCCCTGCACAGATCACGGGAACTGTTTCACCAGTTTGCAGTTGACATGGCTGCAAAGATGGAGTCCGAGAGACTGGGCTTCATCAAATTGAATCAGAAGCAGCTGCGCTCAGACTCCTACATCCATTTGCGTGATGGCATCAGGAATGACACTGACGCCCGCAATATCGGCAAAATGTGCATTCTCCCCTCAACCTATACAGGGGGCCCACGGTACATGCACGAGCGAACACAAGACGCTATGACTTACGTTCGGCATTATGGGCGACCCGATTTATTCATTACCTTTACATGTAACCCAAAGTGGGTTGAGGTAACGCGAGAACTTCTCCCAGGGCAGCAGTACTGTCATCGCCATGATATTATTGCAAGGGTTTTCAGGCAGAAACTGGCTAAGCTcattcttttaataaaaaaaggcCAGGTTTTGGGGCCTGTTAACTGCCACATGTATACTGTTGAGTGGCAGAAAAGAGGGTTGCCACACGCGCACATTTTGCTTTGGTTGGTCAACAAAATAGACCCAACAGTTCTTGATGATCTCATTGCAGCAGAAATTCCGGACCCAACTGTTGACCGGCAGCTGTACGACATTGTGAAGGCACACATGGTACACGGTCCGTGCGgtcctggttttcaaaagttctcctCATGCCACAAAGACCACGTGTGCACTAAACGGTACCCAAAGAGGTTCGTGGACAAGTCCCAGACCGGCCGCGACGGATACCCACTGTACAGAAGAAGGCATCCTGACAATGGTGGATTCACTATAACGTTACGGGGTCATCAAGTGGATAATAGGTGGGTAGTGCCGTACTGTCCATTTCTGATGAAAACTTTTAACGCTCACATAAATGTGGAGTTCTGTCATTCAGTCAagtctataaagtatatatgtaaatatgttaacaagggttctgacgctgcCATGTTTGGCCTTCAAAAGGACAATAGCATGGACGAGGTGTCACAGTACATGGCAGATCGGTACATAAGCAGTGGTGAAGCTTTTTGGCGGATATTCGGGTTTCCACTTCACCAAAGGCACCCCGCCATCATACAACTAGCGGTTCATTTGGAAAATGGCCAACGAACTTACTTTACTGAACAGACTGCAGCTGATTTGGCggcaaatccaaaacaaacaacTTTGACCGGTTTCTTTAGGCTTTGCCAACTTGACACATTTGCTAAAACACTTTTATACCCTCAGGTCCCGTCCTACTACGTGTGGTCAAACAACAATTgggtgcgtaggaagtcgggtcaGGATGTTGAAGGACATCCTGGTGTCAAGTTTAACAGTTGTCTAGGAAGAGTCTACACTGTACCTCCAAACCAACATGACTGTTTTCACCTGCGCCTTCTCCTCCATGAGGTTTTAGGCCCACAAAGTTTTCAAGACATCAGAACTGTTGATGGTGTATTATGTGATACTTTCCGTGAAGCCTGTTTTCGGCGTCGACTTTTGGGGGATGATTCACAATGGGGCGCCACTATGGCAGAAGGTGTTTCATTAAAATCTCCTAAAAAAAATCAGATCGCTTTTCGCTATTCTATTACTATGGTGTGA